The Amycolatopsis umgeniensis DNA segment CTCACCGACGAAAATCGCGTACTCGACGCCTTCACATCGTCGGATCGAGAAGTCAACCTCCACGGCACCCTCGATCTCTCCTACCTCGCACTGCCGCCCCGGTCCGCGCGACTGTTCAGGCTCCTGGGTATCAGTCCAGTACGCGACATCGTTCCCGCCGGTATCGCAGCGCTCGCCGCGGTAGACGAAGAGGTGGCCAGTGACGCGCTCTCGGCGCTGCGGCGCGCCTATCTGATCGAGGAGACGTCGGCGGGCCGGATCAGGATGAGCCCGCTGACTCGGGCATACGCCTACCTGCACGGGCTCGTCGGCGAACCGCTAGCCGAAGTTGAACGCGCCCGTGACCGTGTCATCCGCTGGTATGCCAGCTCCGCGGCTGCGGCCAGTGCGGTGCTCATGCCAGGATGGCTCGGCCGGCAGGCGCCCTTGCGTGAGAAGATCGGATTCCGGCCCGCGACCTTTGCCGGCGATCATGACGCCGCGATGAGCTGGTGCGCAACGGAAGCGGCTACCGTGATCAACCTCGTTCGCTCTGGTCGCAGTGTCTCGGCGGGAGACGCGCTGTGGCAGCTCGCCACTGCCTTCCTGCCTTACTTTCATTTATCGAAAGACTGGACCGCGTGGCTCACGCTTGCCACCGCCGGACTTGACGCCGCCCGCGCCGCGGAAAACCCAGCTGGGGTCGTACGCTGCCTGCAAAATCTCGGCTGGGCTCTGCATGAACTCGGTCGCGATCACGAAGCATTGGACCGCTTCGAGCAAGCAGCCCAAGCGCACTGCGACGACACAGACGACGGATGTCGCGCTTGGACCACCTTGGGCACGGCTTCAACGTTCGTGGCGCTCAATCGCCTGGAGGAGGCGCGGGACACGTTCGCCCGGGCCGAACAGCTGTTCCTCTCGGCCGACTGCACGTTCGGAGCCGTCCTCGCCTTGAGTATGGCGGCCCCGGTTCATCAGCGACTGAGTGACACCGCGAGAGCGGACATCAGCGCCGCGGCCGCACTTGCCCAGGCGCGCGAACTTGCCTCAAAACCCCTGCTGGGATCTGTGCACCACCATCGCGGTCTCATGCTTCGCCAGCGTCATGCCCTCCGGCCCGCGCTGGCAGAATTTGACGCCGCCCTTGCCCTCCGGCCTACGGGGCGCGACTGTTGGGCTCAAGCGCAAACTCATGTTGCCCGCGCTGAAACATTCACCGAACTCGGAGAAATAGCTGCGGCTCGGGATGCCTACAGTCAAGCCGTGCGCATCCTCGACGGCCTTCGCGACCCCCAGGGAACTGACGTCCGCGCTCGTATCGCCTTGCTGGCGCAGCAGAAAGCCCTTCCCTGAAGCGAGATTCGTGACAGTCGACGCGAGTCCAGCCCGGCATTGATCTGGCTGGGCTCGTCTGTTTAACACGGCGCAATGCGCTCGGTTACCTGTCTTGCCTCCATGCTTAATGAACATCATATCGGTCATGACAAACAGAGGACAAGATTGGCACAAAATGAGCACAGCTTTGTGTTCGCCTGAAGGTTTCCGGTCGGATCGCCGCAGTGGATAGTAGTTGGCAGAAGTGCTCGAACGCTCTTTCGGATTGAATCAAAGTCTTTCGATTAACCATCGACTCTGAGGATTGGAAAATGACTACTATTTTGCGAACTCGGGCCATTCGATATGGCCTCGCCGGAGCGGTGGCCGCGCTCGCCGTCGCAGGATCGGGTGCGACGGCAAACGCCGCCACAGCAAGAGACTCAGCCTCTCGTGGTCCTGTCACCGTCAGCGAGGGATGCGGGTATCTCGGCTGGGGAAAGTACCGGCACTGCGACGGCGGTACGGGCTCCACCGTGATGCTGGACGTCGAGGATTTCTTGGGCAACCTCTTCCACTACTGCGTCGGCCCCGGGACCACCAACGTCCAACCGGTCATCAGATGGCGGGTGACCGGAGCCTGGTGGAACGGAGGCACCCGCTGCATTCCGGGTTACTACGGCCCGGCGTGACTCCAGACCCGTCAGAGCCGTCGTCGCCGACCCTGGACTTGCTGATCGGCGGCGATAGCTCTGACGCTCCGGGGAACCGGTCCCCGGACGCGGCGTGGCGGGAGACCAGGCTCGCCGCCTAGCTTGGCCCGCCACGCCGCTCCAACTAACCGCTCCACCATAAGCACTTCCGTCGATTTCGTCGGGGGGCCGGCGGGAGTACCAGCCGGGGTGGCGCCCCTCCCCTCAAGCGCCACCCCGGCCCCCACTTCAAACACGCCAACCGCTAAGACCTCATCCCGTCACGAGGGTCGCCAGGCAAGGAGGAGAACGATGGCGCACCAGACACCGGAACGACTGCGCCTGGCGAGGGGTGTTCTAGCCGCTTGCCAGCACCATGACCAGGGCGCCCGCGAGGAGACATGGCCCGAACGGCACCACGGTTGCGCCGTCCTGATCACGGCGTCGGAGGCCGGGCGCAGCGACCATGACCAACGCGAGCAGCGAAGCCGTCAGCAGCGCTCCGACGACCTGGGCCCAGCCGATCCAACCGGTCACCAGACCGACCACCGCGGCGGCGCTGACGTCGCCGGCACCAATACCCCCGCCAGTGGCCACGGCGAGGATCAGGAACATCCCACCTGCCGCGACGAGCGCGGTAAGCGCTCGAAGACCCGAGGCGGGGTCGTCGCGGACCAAGCACAGCACGCCGAACCCCAGCGTGGCACCGGCAAGTTGTGGCCAGATCAATGCCCGGGGCAGCCGGTGTTCGCACCAGTCGATTACCGTCAAGGGAATCGCAAGCACGGCTACGAACCCATAGACGGCGAGTTCGGCACGGGCTCCCACGCGCCAGCCCAACAACCCCAGGGCGACGGCCGTGAGCACCGCGCCGAACCACCACGCCTCGGCCAGTGTCCGCTCATGTTGCAGGAACCGGCGCGTGATCCCGCTTGCCACCGCACCGAGCACCAGGCCGACGGCAGCGCTGCCGCTCCACCACCAGCTGCTCGCCGTCAGCTGCACGACTCCTCCGCCCCTCGCAGAATCACCTTGTACGCCATCCTGCCCGCCCGATCTTCCGACCGGCCAGCTCTCAAACCAACGGGTGAACTTCACGCGAGACCTGCTGCCAGGAGCACCATCACCACGAAAGTCGGTCATGAGGCGAACCCGTCGCAGTGGAGCGTCACGGCGGTGTGGCTCGCACATGCTGATCTGCGATCGTCGTTGAAACGGGGGACCGTAATGACCCACTACCGCAGCACCCGCCTCGCCATGGCCGTCCTCGCCACCGCGGCCGGACTTGGCTTGAGCGCCTGCAGCTCGGACAAGGGTGCAACCCCAACTTCCTCGACGCCAGCATCGCCGCTCGCCCCCAACACGACAGCCGCCTCGCCCGCCGACATCGCCAAGCAGAAGGCCACTGCCGCCTACCTGGGTATGTGGAGCGACATGGCCGAGGCCGCGACGACCTCGGACTGGCAATCGCCGAAATTGGTCCAAAATGCGACAGCTGAAGCCCTGTCGAAGATCTCTCGTGGCTTGTATGCCGATCACTACAACGGGCTCTTCACCAAGGGGAAGCCGGAGAACGCCCCCACGGTCGAATCCGTTGAACCTGACGACAATCCGACCACGGTGAACATTGTGGACTGCGGCGATGACAGCCGCTGGATCAAATACCGTGCGGACGACGGCCAGCCGGCTAACGACAGCCCGGGAGGGCGTCGGCACATCAACGCCATGGCGAAAAAAGCGGTCGATGGGTCCTGGAAAATTACCGACTTCGCGATTCAGGACGTAGGAACATGTTAGGGAGAGCGGGTACAACCGCCGGCCTCGCTTTCGCGTTGTTCCTCTGCGCGACAACACCGGCCCTAGCCGGTGGCTGGGGCAGTGTCGACTGCAGCAACGATCCCTCGCCTTACTGTGACCTCAACGCAGGGCGAGGCGGGCGCCCCACCCCGCGACCGGGCTCAGCCCTGAAACCTGGTGTGCCGAAATCGCAGGCTGGGGGCAACGGCACGGCCCCGCCACCGCCACCGCCAGGCGATCGAATCGTCGACGGCAACGGCAACCAAGCCGATTGCTCGTACGTGCGCAGTAACTACCAGCCACCGGCGAACGGTGTGCAGACGATCCGCTTCCGCCAACGCCGCTGGGGTTCTGGTGGGGTGCAGTTCGTGTCGCTGGTCCGTCCGCGGCCCCAAGATGTGGCGCTGGCACAAGGGCCAGGTACGGGCGGCGCGTGGTACGTCTATCAGTGTTCCGGTCAGGGGCAGCGGGACGCGCTCTACCGGGCGCCGGTATGGATTCCCGATGGTCAGGCACCGGGTGCCGCGCCGCTGCCCTCGCCAGAAGAATTGGCCGAGCAGGCGCGGTCGCAGCTGCGGTTGCCGAGTCCGGTGATTGGCTCAAGCCCGGCTGGGACCCAGCTGGTGCAGCTGCCGACGTGGCTGTGGTTGGACCGGGCGATGTGGCGGCCGCAGTCGGCGACGGCTTCGGTTCCCGGGGTGTCGGTCACCGCGACCGCGACCCCGACCTCGGTGTCCTGGGCCATGGGCGATGGCAGCACCGTGCCCTGTGCTGGCCCGGGCACCCCATTCCCCGCCCACGGAGATCCGCGGGCGGCGTCCCCCGATTGTGGCCACACCTATCAGCGTTCGTCGGCTGGTGCGCCGGGCGAGCGGTTTCCTGCCGTGGCGACGGTGTCGTGGCGGATCACGTGGTCGGGTGCCGGGGCGTCGGGCACGTTCCCGGACATGACCACCAGTGCGGCCGCGTCCTTCCGGGTCGCCGAAGCTCAAGCCTTGGGCACCGGATAGCCCGGGCGGCGTTCCCAACTGAACCAGCAGTTTTGTTTCTTTTCCCTGACTGTGTATTCGCGGCGGCATTTATCGGCCGGGTGAATACGTGGTGCGGGTGAGCTATGCCTGGAGGGGTTTCTCGTGACCAGTACAGACAGTCCCGCGCGCGGCGACAACGCGACCGGTGAATCCCGGCCGGTGTCGTGGCTGGATTCCTCAGGTTCACCATCGAGGTCGGCTGCGCGCTGGGGTCGGCGGCGCCGGTTGCCGCATCTGGTGGCCGGAGTGCTGCTGGTGGTGCTGTGTGTCGGGAGCGCGGTGTGGTGGACGACCAGCACCCAGGACCGGGTTCCGGTGCTGGCGCTGGCGAAGCCGGTCCCGCTCGGGCATGTGCTGACCCCAAGCGACCTGCGCAGTATCGACGTGTCCGCCGCGCCGGGTGTGGCGCTGGTTCCGGCGGATCGGGCGGCGAATGTGCTGGGGCGGCCGATGGCGACCAGCCTCGGCGCGGGAACGCTGCTGACTCCGGACGCGGTGGGCGCTGCCGTGCTCCCGGCGGTGGGCCGGGCGGTGGTCGCGGTCGTCGTGAAGCCGGGGCAGGCCCCGCCCGAGCTGGCCGCCGGAGCCTCGGTGACCGTCGTCGTCACCGCCGCCACCGCGGCGGGAAGCTCGGCCACCGGACAAGCGCCGGGAACGTCCTGGCGTGCGACGGTCGTCGGGGTCGCCCCTGTGAGCACGGATCAGACTTCCGTGGTCTCACTGGATCTTGACAACTCCGTGGCGTCGCAGCTGGCGCAGGTCCCGGCCGGGCAGCTGGCGCTGGTGATGCAACCGGTGGGTGGTGAGCGGTGATGCTGATCGCCTTGTGCTCGGTGAAAGGTTCGCCGGGCGTGACGACTTTGGCCGTCGCGCTGACGATGACGTGGCCGCACGCCGAGAGCACGCGCCGGCTGGTCGCCGAGGTCGATCCGTCCGGAGGTGATCTGGCGATGCGGTTCGGCTTGCCGGCCACCCCGGGGCTGGTGAGCCTCGCCGCCGCGGCACGCCGCACCCGTGATCCCGCAGTGGTGTGGGACCACACCCAGGCCCTTCCCAGCGGCGCCCGCGTGCTGGTGGCCCCGCCGGGCGGCACGCACGCGCGTGCCGCGCTGTCGACCCTGGCCACGGCCCCGGACGGGCCGCTGCTACCCGCGGTGGCCAGCGACGGGGATGTGGTGGTGTTCGCGGATTGCGGGCGGGTGGATCCCGGATCACCTGCCGAGGCGATAGCGCGCCGCGCCGATGCCCTGGTGCTGGTGACCGGGACTCAGGGCGCCGACCTCGCCCACACCGCGGCGCGGCTGGGGGAGCTCGCGCGCTGGACGCCACGTTCCGGTTTGCTGCTGACCGGCGATGGCTATCCGACCGTGGATGTGGAGCGTGAGCTGGGTGTACCAGCGATCGGGCGTCTCCCGCACGACCCGGTCACTGCCGCCACGCTGACCGGTCATCGGCAGCCGCTGGCTCGCCGCCGCGGAACCAACGGGGGCCTTGCGCGCCACGCAGCGGCTCTCGCCCGCACTCTGGCCGAACCCGCCAGTCCTACCGCCTCGCCACCGGCGACGATGCCGGCCGGTGTCCCGGGTGTACCTGCGCAGCAGGTGCGCCGGCCCGGTGGCGTGCTCATCAGCCCACCCGGCCTCGGGCCATACCCGGTGTCCGCGCCGCCGCACGAAATCGGTCCGCGGCACAACGGCCATCAGCCCAGCATCGCCGGGAAGGAGCCATTGGCATGACTCAGATCCATCACCCAGCCGCACCGTCCGCCGCGCCGGGTAACGGAGGCGATGCCGAGCAGCGGCTACGCGCCCGGCTCCGGCAGGCGCTGACCACGGACCTGCCCGGCCGGGTCGAGACCGTGTCCCTTGCGAGCGGCGGCGGGGTGAGCGCGGCGCGGCGTCGCGAGATCGGCCGCGGCGTCCTCGACACCGCGGTCGCCGGGCACAGCGAGGCTGAACTTCTGGCCGGGCGTGCCCTGGTGGATTCGGCAACGGAACAGCGGGTCGTCGACCAGGTTCTGGACGAGGTGTTCGGCTTGGGCGGGCTGCAGCCGCTGCTGGCGGATCGCTTGGTGGAGACGATCGCGGTCAACCGCTTCGACCGGGTATTCGTGCAGTACAACGACGGCCGCCGCGCCCAGGTGGCCCCGGTGGCGGCGTCGAACCTCGAACTCACCGACCTGATCCGCACTCTCGCGGCCCGGGCGTCGTCGGAGGAGCGCCGGTTCGACCGCGGCAGTCCGGCGCTGAACCTCCAGCTCCCCGGCGGCGAGCGGCTCTTCGCGGTCCTCGGCCTCACAGCGGGTGGAGTGACGGCGTGCACGATCCGCCGGCACGGCTACCTCACCGCCACGCTCCCACAGCTGCGTCGTCGCGGCACCCTCGACATAGGGCTGGAGCGGTTCTTGCGCGCGATGGTGCGTGCGCGGAAGAACGTGCTGATCACCGGTGGCACCGGCGCCGGGAAGACCACGCTCCTGCGGGGCCTGGCCGCGGAGATGGACCCGCTGGAGCGGATCGTCACGGTGGAGGACGCCTTCGAACTCGGTCTCGACCGGGATCCCGAGCTGCACGCCGATGTCACCGCCTTGCAGGCCCGCGAGGCCAATGTCGAGGGTGAGGGTGCCATCGATCAGGCGGAGCTGGTCCGGTGGGGGCTGCGGATGTCCCCGGACCGGGTCATCGTCGGGGAGATCCGCGGGTCTGAGGTCATCCCGATGTGCAACGCCATGTCGCAGGGCAATGACGGCTCAATGGCCACCCTTCACGCCAGTAGTTCGAAGATCGCGTTCACCCGCCTCGCGTCCTACGCCGCCCAGGGACCGGAGCGGCTCCCGTTGGAGGCCACTGCGCTGCTCGTCGCCTCTGCGGTGCATTTCGTGGTTCACCTCGATCGGGCCGTCGATCGGAGGACACGGGTGATCGCCTCGATCCGCGAGGTGATCGATGCCGAGGACGGGGCGGTGATCTCCAACGAGGTCTACCGCCGCGGCCCGGACCGCCGCGCCGTCCCGGTGGCCGGTGCCTTACGCGCCGACACCCTCGACGACCTCGCCGCCGCCGGATTCGATCCCGATCTGCTGGCCCGTCCGGAGGGGTGGTGGACGCCATGAGCATCGACAGCACCACCATGATCGCCGCCGCGCTCGGCTTGGGCACTGCTGTCGGCCTGCTGCTGATCGTGTCCGCCTGGCGCCGGCCCGCGGCGGTGTCCTCGCGCTCTCACCCGCTGCTGCGCTCCGCACGCCCTCGGGTCGGCGACCGGCGGGGGCTGCCGCGCCTGGCCGTAGTCATCGGCGCGGGCGTGCTGACCGGCGCCGCAACCGGCTGGGTGGTCGGCGCGGTGCTGGCCGCCGCTGCAGCGTGGTTCCTGCCGCAGCTGGTCGGCCCGGACCGCGCCCACGCCCGCCGGGTCGCGCGGATCGAGGCGATCGCGTCGTGGACGGAGATGCTGCGCGATGTCCTGTCCGCCGCGGCGGGGCTCGAGCAAGCCGTCCTCGCCACCGCCGGCCTCGCGCCTGCGGCGATCCGCGGCGAGGTCGCCACGCTGGCAGCGAGGCTGGAAAGCGGGCAGCGCCTGGCGCCGGCGTTGCGGGCCCTCGCGCGCGAGCTGGACGACCCGACCGCGGACCTCATCCTCGCCGCTCTCGTGCTCGCGGCCGAGCACCAGGCCCGTCAGCTCGGCGACCTGCTCGGCTCTCTGGCCACCACCGCCCGCGAGCAGGCCGCGATGCGGATGCGGGTGGAGACCGGCCGCGCGAGGACTCGGACTTCGGTGCGGGTCATCGTCGCCACCACTCTCGGCTTCGCTGTCGGGGTTGTGGTGTTCAACCGTGCCTATCTCGACGTCTACAACACCGCCACCGGCCAGCTCGTCCTGCTGCTCATCGCGAGCTTGTTCGCGGCCGGGTTCGCCTGGCTCGCCCGGATCGCGACCGGCGGACGGCGACCACGGGTACTCGCCCTGGACACCCCGGACGCCACCGGTGCGCGAGAGGGCGCAGCGACCGCCGGTGGAGGTGAGCGCTCATGATCCCCGCTCTCGTGTTCGGTACGGGCGCCGGCGCCGGGCTGTGGCTGTTGCTGGTCTGGGCCGTGCCACCCCGCCCGGCGCTGAGCGAGCGGCTCGCGCAGGTCAGCGCCGGGCGGCCGACTACGCCGATCGTCCTGACCGGCGACGCCGCGTGGGTGCGCGCCTGGGGCCGCGTGTTCGTGCCCGGCCTGCGGATGCTCGGGCTGCCCGGTACGAAGATCGAGGCCGATCTGCGGGTCACCGGCCGCGGCGCCGACACCCATCTGGCATCCAAAGCCCTGCTCGCCATGTCCGGGCTGCTGGCGCCCTGGCTCCTGCAAGCCTTGCTGGCGCTGGGCGGGCTGTCGCTCGGAGTGGAGGTGCCGCTGCTCGGCGGGCTCGTGCTCGCCGCGCTCGGCTTCCTGGCCCCGGACCTCGAGGTCCGTGCCAAAGCCACCCGGTCGCGGCGCGAGTTCCGCGACGCACTCTCGGCTTTCCTCGACCTCGTCTGGATCACCCTCGCCGGGGGAGCCGGGGTCGAGGCCGCTCTCGGTGATGCCGCGGCCGTCGGGACGGGGCCGGCGTTCGACAAGATCCGCCGCGCGCTGCACGCCGCCCAGCTGACCCGCACCACGTCGTGGGCCACGCTGCGCCGGCTCGGCGAGGAACTCGACATCACCGAGCTCGCCGAACTCGCCGCGTCGATCTCCCTGGCTGGGACCGAAGGTGCTCGCGTACGCGCGTCCCTTGCGGCGAAAGCCCAAGCGCTGCGGACTCATCAGGTCACCGACGCCGAAACCGATGCCCAGGCCGCCACCGAACGCATGGCACTGCCGGTGACGTTGCTGTTCCTCGGATTCTTGGGATTCATCGCCTATCCCGCGGTCATCCAGGTCCTCCACGGGCTTTGAACCGCGTTGAGTCACGGCGAGAAGCCTTGCTAGGAAAGGAAGAAGGAGTCATGAAACAATATGTCCGTACGATATGGACAGTCGTCTCGGCGAGGATCGCCGTGCTGCGAGCCGAACCTGAGCGCGGCGAGATCACCACCACTGTCATCGTCACCGCCCTGATGGCTATCGCCGCGATCGCGATCATCGCGATCATCGTCGCGAAACTGACCGAGAAGGCCAATTCGATCAACCTCGGGATCGGCTGATCATGCCGGCCCGACACGCCTCGGGGCGGCGGCCTCGTGGCCCGCTGACCCGGCGCCTTCGCCGTGCGTTGTCCGGAGATCGGGGCGAGGTCACCGTCGAACTGGTCATCGCGACACCACTGCTTCTGCTGGCGCTACTGGCGATCATCCAGTTCGCCGTGTGGTCCCACGCGACTCACGTCGCCCAGACCGCCGCCTCGCAAGCCCTCGCCGCGGCCCGCGTCCAGCACGGCACCGCCGGCGCCGGACACGCCGCGGGACAGCGGCTGCTCGACGACCTCGCCGCCGGCCCACTACGCGACCCGCGGCTCACCGTGGTCCGGGACGCGACCTCGGTGTCGGTGAGTGTCCGTGGCGAGGCCGCCGCGGTCCTGCCCGGTGTGCAGCTGCACGTGCACGCCGAAACCATCGGCGAGGTCGAGCGCTTCGTGCCCAACGTCTACGAACTCACGAATTCTGAAGTCCTTAGCTTCGAGGACCTAAGCGGTGGAGGTGGCTGATGAAGGTAGTCCCACCCTTCAGCTCAGGGACGCAACGATGTTCCGTCTCAGAGCGTGGTCCACAGTCCTGCCGGGTGCTGTGCGCTGGACAGCCAGAGATGGGGCTGGAGGTCTTCGTACTCCGTGGCAAATCCTTGCTGTCCGGGGAAGCGACCTTCGCGGTCAGGCCAGAGCATCTGCAGGAAGGGCACTGCTGGACTGGTATTGCGGTAGAAGCTCACATTGACCCCAAAAAGCTTTCGCCGCCAACTCTCATCGACTGGTCGAAGCGCAACTGCGAGAGACTTAAGGATCTCGTCGCGCTCCTCGTTGGCTGCCATCGGGCGCCCGGCAGCAGCTTGGTCTGCTGCGGCCTGAAGGCAGCGATGAGCAATGTCATTGGGCAAACCAAAAATAGCGACTTCTGGCGATCGATACGTGTGCCACAGGCCGGTTGTAAATGCCCAGCCGGCAGTCTCGTGGTCCTCCAGAATCATGACCACGTGGACACCCTTGTCACGAACGTTCTTGACTGTGTCGGTGTCGATGGCATCGAGTCGCTCGCGCGAGTCGGCATCCAGGCATATAAGACAACGACAAGTATCCAGGTTGGTCATGCGCGGCATGGTACTCCCTGTATTCAGAGGTTGACACAGTGCGGCGACCTTGACTACGCGAAGATCATCTTTGTGCTCATGGCACTGCTCAGTCGCCCCAATATCGGATGAACTTTCCTTACCCAGAGCCAGCTTCTGGTGCGAGACCGACAGGAGTCTCCTGATGGGCAACCTCAGTCATTCGCCGGTGCTCGACGGCGTGTTCTCGGACGGACCGGACACCGTGCTGCTCCACCCCGCCGTCACCACGCGCCGCTGGCGGCGCCGGCGGATCCTCGCTGCCACGCGTTCGAGCACTGTCCTGAAAGGACTAGGCGGGGTCACTGTCGTGGGATTCGCACTGGTGGCGGGAAGTGGATTCGCCGGGAAGTTCATTTTCACCGCCGTGGTGCTGATCGTCGTGCTCGCAGGCTGGCGCGCCGCGTGCGGGTCCCGCGGGTACCGGAGGCTGCACGAGTCAGCTCCTGGGGCCCGGTTGCGCCGCGGCGAAGGTTGGCGCAGCAGGGATTTCGCCGACCTTGAGGCCGATACCGCGAGACTGGTGCGGGAACTGCTGGCCGGTGTCGACGAGCTGCACCGAACACCCGCCCGCGCCTGGATCGACCCCACCCTTCCCGGTGAGGCGCACCGGGTGGTGTGGGAAGCCTTGTGCTGTCTGGACCGTAGCCGCGACGCGCGAGCCCTCGCCGAGGAACTCGCCACCGATCCCGACGCCGGCGAGGACCTGGTGGCCGCGGCACGCCAGGCGGTCACCAGGATCGACCACGACCTGGGCGAGGTCGCCCGGCATCTGCGCGGCTGCCTGCTGCTGACCCGCGCGTGGGAAGCGAAACTGCGGCGCACCGACCTGGCTCACCGCATCGATCGTGTCCTGGCCGTGCTGCCGGGCCGCGAGGAGCTTCGCGGCCTGACCGGAGCTGCGGAACTGCTGCCGCGGAACGTGTTCGCTCACGTCACCGCCGCCCGCGACCTCACCCAAGCCGGGGAATTCTCCTGGGAACGGCCACCCTCGCAGTGGCCCAGGCTCACGCTGCTGCCACCGCACCGTCCGCCCACACCGCCCACGACTGGCGACCAGGCAAGGGAGAGGCAGTCGTGACGCGGCGAGGAAGCCGGCCGGTCGCAGGGGTACGGGCCTGGTGGCGTGCCGAGAGTGGCTCGGTGACCGCCGAAGCTGTCCTGCTGACGCCGGTGCTGGTCATGCTGCTGGTGTTGCTGGCCGTGGTGGTGCATCGCGGTGTCGCCGCGCGGCTGCGGCTCGACGACGCAGCCCACCAGGCCGCCCGCGCCGCCAGCCTGCACCGCACCACCACGGCCGCCGCCACCGCCGCTCGCGACACCGCCGGCGCCGCGCTGGCCCAGGCGGGTGTGGTGTGCCGCGACGTGACGACCACGATGTCCGGCACGCTGGCTCCTGCCAGTGCGGTGACCGTGCACGTGCGCTGCACCGTGGACTTCGGACAAGCCGTCCTGCTCGGTGTTCCCGGCGGGAAGACCCTGGTCTCGTCCGCCAGCGAAGTCGTCGACACCTACCG contains these protein-coding regions:
- a CDS encoding XRE family transcriptional regulator — protein: MRNINSFAAAVERWRRERGVTLGQLAGMTSYSASYLSKMLHGWRPLLPAAVSEIDRALSAGGELEWLAKQQRVGENAPIRPMQLPATVPDFVGRAEQLRRIDVAVGKRNGAVLVAIEGEYWVGKTALAVQWAANAVHGYPGGCLFADLRGLAPGRPLTSESTLDGFLRTLGADAAQLEAPLPEKAAYYRSLLSRRPAIVVLDNIGSYEQVKDLLPGVGSVVLTTSREHQDALLMKTGGLRLFVPPLNKQESLTLLRKRTSDARVDADPVSADLVVETCGGLPMAISIAAEQLARRRTSTLQRLAAELTDENRVLDAFTSSDREVNLHGTLDLSYLALPPRSARLFRLLGISPVRDIVPAGIAALAAVDEEVASDALSALRRAYLIEETSAGRIRMSPLTRAYAYLHGLVGEPLAEVERARDRVIRWYASSAAAASAVLMPGWLGRQAPLREKIGFRPATFAGDHDAAMSWCATEAATVINLVRSGRSVSAGDALWQLATAFLPYFHLSKDWTAWLTLATAGLDAARAAENPAGVVRCLQNLGWALHELGRDHEALDRFEQAAQAHCDDTDDGCRAWTTLGTASTFVALNRLEEARDTFARAEQLFLSADCTFGAVLALSMAAPVHQRLSDTARADISAAAALAQARELASKPLLGSVHHHRGLMLRQRHALRPALAEFDAALALRPTGRDCWAQAQTHVARAETFTELGEIAAARDAYSQAVRILDGLRDPQGTDVRARIALLAQQKALP
- a CDS encoding DUF6355 family natural product biosynthesis protein; amino-acid sequence: MTTILRTRAIRYGLAGAVAALAVAGSGATANAATARDSASRGPVTVSEGCGYLGWGKYRHCDGGTGSTVMLDVEDFLGNLFHYCVGPGTTNVQPVIRWRVTGAWWNGGTRCIPGYYGPA
- a CDS encoding prepilin peptidase, whose product is MQLTASSWWWSGSAAVGLVLGAVASGITRRFLQHERTLAEAWWFGAVLTAVALGLLGWRVGARAELAVYGFVAVLAIPLTVIDWCEHRLPRALIWPQLAGATLGFGVLCLVRDDPASGLRALTALVAAGGMFLILAVATGGGIGAGDVSAAAVVGLVTGWIGWAQVVGALLTASLLALVMVAAPGLRRRDQDGATVVPFGPCLLAGALVMVLASG
- a CDS encoding SAF domain-containing protein; this encodes MTSTDSPARGDNATGESRPVSWLDSSGSPSRSAARWGRRRRLPHLVAGVLLVVLCVGSAVWWTTSTQDRVPVLALAKPVPLGHVLTPSDLRSIDVSAAPGVALVPADRAANVLGRPMATSLGAGTLLTPDAVGAAVLPAVGRAVVAVVVKPGQAPPELAAGASVTVVVTAATAAGSSATGQAPGTSWRATVVGVAPVSTDQTSVVSLDLDNSVASQLAQVPAGQLALVMQPVGGER
- a CDS encoding carbon monoxide dehydrogenase maturation protein is translated as MLIALCSVKGSPGVTTLAVALTMTWPHAESTRRLVAEVDPSGGDLAMRFGLPATPGLVSLAAAARRTRDPAVVWDHTQALPSGARVLVAPPGGTHARAALSTLATAPDGPLLPAVASDGDVVVFADCGRVDPGSPAEAIARRADALVLVTGTQGADLAHTAARLGELARWTPRSGLLLTGDGYPTVDVERELGVPAIGRLPHDPVTAATLTGHRQPLARRRGTNGGLARHAAALARTLAEPASPTASPPATMPAGVPGVPAQQVRRPGGVLISPPGLGPYPVSAPPHEIGPRHNGHQPSIAGKEPLA
- a CDS encoding CpaF family protein yields the protein MTQIHHPAAPSAAPGNGGDAEQRLRARLRQALTTDLPGRVETVSLASGGGVSAARRREIGRGVLDTAVAGHSEAELLAGRALVDSATEQRVVDQVLDEVFGLGGLQPLLADRLVETIAVNRFDRVFVQYNDGRRAQVAPVAASNLELTDLIRTLAARASSEERRFDRGSPALNLQLPGGERLFAVLGLTAGGVTACTIRRHGYLTATLPQLRRRGTLDIGLERFLRAMVRARKNVLITGGTGAGKTTLLRGLAAEMDPLERIVTVEDAFELGLDRDPELHADVTALQAREANVEGEGAIDQAELVRWGLRMSPDRVIVGEIRGSEVIPMCNAMSQGNDGSMATLHASSSKIAFTRLASYAAQGPERLPLEATALLVASAVHFVVHLDRAVDRRTRVIASIREVIDAEDGAVISNEVYRRGPDRRAVPVAGALRADTLDDLAAAGFDPDLLARPEGWWTP
- a CDS encoding type II secretion system F family protein, with the translated sequence MSIDSTTMIAAALGLGTAVGLLLIVSAWRRPAAVSSRSHPLLRSARPRVGDRRGLPRLAVVIGAGVLTGAATGWVVGAVLAAAAAWFLPQLVGPDRAHARRVARIEAIASWTEMLRDVLSAAAGLEQAVLATAGLAPAAIRGEVATLAARLESGQRLAPALRALARELDDPTADLILAALVLAAEHQARQLGDLLGSLATTAREQAAMRMRVETGRARTRTSVRVIVATTLGFAVGVVVFNRAYLDVYNTATGQLVLLLIASLFAAGFAWLARIATGGRRPRVLALDTPDATGAREGAATAGGGERS
- a CDS encoding type II secretion system F family protein, with the protein product MIPALVFGTGAGAGLWLLLVWAVPPRPALSERLAQVSAGRPTTPIVLTGDAAWVRAWGRVFVPGLRMLGLPGTKIEADLRVTGRGADTHLASKALLAMSGLLAPWLLQALLALGGLSLGVEVPLLGGLVLAALGFLAPDLEVRAKATRSRREFRDALSAFLDLVWITLAGGAGVEAALGDAAAVGTGPAFDKIRRALHAAQLTRTTSWATLRRLGEELDITELAELAASISLAGTEGARVRASLAAKAQALRTHQVTDAETDAQAATERMALPVTLLFLGFLGFIAYPAVIQVLHGL
- a CDS encoding TadE/TadG family type IV pilus assembly protein → MPARHASGRRPRGPLTRRLRRALSGDRGEVTVELVIATPLLLLALLAIIQFAVWSHATHVAQTAASQALAAARVQHGTAGAGHAAGQRLLDDLAAGPLRDPRLTVVRDATSVSVSVRGEAAAVLPGVQLHVHAETIGEVERFVPNVYELTNSEVLSFEDLSGGGG